ATTGATCCTCTTGATGCGGTCAGAAAAGGGGAGAAGTTCAATGAAAAATGGAAAGCCGCTGGACCGTGGAAAGCGGCGAGATGATTGCGCGTCACGCGGGTTGACTATGCCTACGTCACCCAGCGGGCCCTGTCCAGGGATAATGTTCACCGGATATCACTTTCGGGGATTTGGTAAAACCCCACACATACGCTGAAATTATTTTGATCCCCCCGCCCGCCGTCACCTGATGGATGTTAATCGCTAATCCCAAATCGGCCCCTTCTTTCGGCAGGGGCTTCCTTTTTCCCCATAGCCCAAAAAGCGGGAAGTGAGCACAAGTTAAACCGGCCAAAGGCCGATAATATATACGTGCTGATATGGTTAAGAAAAAATGCACATGGAAAAGTGCAGTGAAATTTTCGCCAAAATCTGCCGATAAACATCAGGATAGCCTAATCGATCTCTGGAGATATATCAATGAAATTAGACGATAAAATACAAACCAGACGAGTTGCTTATCTCCTCAAAGGAGAGCAATCTACTGCCTTTGAGCTTGCTCTATTATACTATATATTAGCCACGCGCAGAACAGCAGCAGGGAAAATCGCGGATGCCCACGGCAAGTCAATACAATGGTTAAGGTCTGCAGGTATCAATGTTGCTGACAACAGTAATTTGGAATCGATTGAACAAATTCTTGCGAATAATAAGGCCATGATCTGTCAGCCGGTTAAAGCGGCTGGAGCGGACGCGTTGGTGCACGCCATCCCGATGTTTCATCGGGATTTTGGGTTAGTCCCGCAGTTGCAATAGATTATTTAGTATTGCGGGACCGATCACTTAGGCATTGACGGACTGGTCTCGGTTTCTCACCGAAAGGTGGGGGATCGGGATTAGTCCGTCTTTTTTTTGCCGGTAGTCCGGTGGTCAGGTGGTTTGGTCGTCCAGTGGCAGTGTCGAGATTCCGTCAAAGGGTGACGAAAAATCCGACAGTTGCCCGGGGCAAAAATATGAAAATTATGATAAAAACGGGAAAATACAAGATGGGGATAGCTGGCAATAAAATTGCTTCCTATACATTATAATGGTGTTGATGGTAATGGCGAAAAGGAGTAATAAACATGGTAAAATATAGATGTTCAAAAACGGAGGCGCGGCATGCGTGATTCTGATACCTCGCGTATCTATCTTAATTCTCCCCTCACATATTTTCGTAAAGGAGTAAATCATGTATAAAAAGTTGTTTGTGATTGCAGCCGTAGCTTTATTCGCTTTTTCCGCGACCGCTTCTGATTTGACCACCGAGGATATTATTGCAAATATTCAGGCCAATCAAACCAAGATCCACGACATGTATGCCGAAACCACGACTACGATCACTTCGAGCATGACCATGCCTGGCCAGGAGAGTAAAGGTCCGCAAACGATGGTGCAGAAGGGCAAAATGTGGACAAAGGGACAAGATAAATCAAAGATCGAGATTCTGTCGCCGACAAGGCAGATTACGATTACTAATGGAGATATCATAACCGTTATCAATCAAGATACTGGTCAATCGTTTACCCAGGACTTATCGAAAACGCGCGAAAAAGCTGGGCTCCCAGGTGGCGGATCGATGGATTTAGCCAAAGCCCTCAATTATTTCGATCTATCTATCGTACAAAAAGATAATCAATACATTATCAGCGGTAAGCCAAAACAATCAAACAAGTTTCTGGGTCGGATGGAGTTTTATATCGATTCCGACCGCTGGTTGCCTGTCAAAATCATCATGTACACGCCGGCGGATAAGGTCATGAGCACGACGGAGATGAGGTATAAGAAAATATCTGATATTTGGGTCGCTACGGAAACCTCGTCAGCCGCGACCACACCGATGGGGGCGATTAAAACGGAGATGGTGTTTGAGAATGTCAAGGTAAATCAGGGGATTGCGGAT
This window of the Candidatus Margulisiibacteriota bacterium genome carries:
- a CDS encoding outer membrane lipoprotein-sorting protein — translated: MYKKLFVIAAVALFAFSATASDLTTEDIIANIQANQTKIHDMYAETTTTITSSMTMPGQESKGPQTMVQKGKMWTKGQDKSKIEILSPTRQITITNGDIITVINQDTGQSFTQDLSKTREKAGLPGGGSMDLAKALNYFDLSIVQKDNQYIISGKPKQSNKFLGRMEFYIDSDRWLPVKIIMYTPADKVMSTTEMRYKKISDIWVATETSSAATTPMGAIKTEMVFENVKVNQGIADREFRIYMKGRMQ